TTTTCGTCTCAGCCGCTCTCTGACCAAAATAGAACCCAACAACAATGCCTACGAACTCGATATACGCCGTAATGATCTCGTTTCGATAAAAACCATAATGAAGCGATAAAATCATTAGCATGGTGAATCCCACAACAAACGTCCCGGCAATGGCTCTCCGCATCTCACCCTTGTTAAGATTATGGTCTGCAAAAAAGCCTATACCAATTAATAGCCCGAAGGCAATGAATACCACGATAGCCGCAGCGATTGCCGCTCCTGAAGAAATCGTGGTTGGCGGTGTAGGTGTAGGTGTTAGAGCTGTCGTTGGCGTTTGTGCATCATCCTGAGCACTCGCTATCGCCATAAAGCAGAAGCAAGAGAATAATAGCGCTATTATTATTGTTACTGCGAATACAAAGAATTTTCTGTCACTGCTATTCCTAAAAGGGTGGTTTTTCGCTTTCATTTCTGATTCTATCTCTATTTGTCTCCCGAAAATTATGGATTGTAAAAGTGCATGTGCATAAAAGCTTTTCGGTTTTACTGCTGTGTTGCATAATTCTACGAAATATTGGCTATAAAACCCCAAATTACCCTTTGTGTCGTATGACACCTGGTTCATGATAGGAATAGGTGATGTACATGAACCAGGAAGAATTGGAAAGGTCGGTAAACAAATCGGACAGACAGCTATTTATCAATGACCTGAATACCGGTTTTGGACTGTCTCAAGTGGAAGCAGAAGCGCTATACGATAGTGTCCATGAATTTACCAATCCTGCATGATGATGACATTGAGATCAGGCAAAAATACGGCATCGCGGCGGAAAGAAGGGCTAAGAAACTGCGTCTGTGTGACGAAGCGATATATTTAGATCAAGGAGGGGTTCTGACCCAGGAGGATCTCGCAATCCTTCTCGGTACAAGCCTGAGCACGATAAAGAGGGACGACGCTTATCTCATGAAACAGGATGTCTCATTGCTTACACGCGGGATGGTGGAGGACATAGGAAGGGGCGTATCGCATAAAACAAAAGCTGTTGAGCTTTACCTTAAAAACTACACCCTATCCGAGATCGCCCGGAAGATGGCGCATTCACCTTCCAGCGTGAACAGATACCTGGAGGACTTCTTAGTGGTTGCATTCCTTCACAGGGTGTCTTATCCGCTCTTGA
The window above is part of the Methanophagales archaeon genome. Proteins encoded here:
- a CDS encoding DUF1670 domain-containing protein — protein: MNLPILHDDDIEIRQKYGIAAERRAKKLRLCDEAIYLDQGGVLTQEDLAILLGTSLSTIKRDDAYLMKQDVSLLTRGMVEDIGRGVSHKTKAVELYLKNYTLSEIARKMAHSPSSVNRYLEDFLVVAFLHRVSYPLLTIRKITKLSERLIKEYIGLIERAESEGYKDRLSQLLDPFKVNEPLKNAGGGSAMTDKGQVKRKYPKKYTDCFKGEHCEMCS